DNA from Synechococcales cyanobacterium T60_A2020_003:
CAGCCTCTAGCCAAGTCTGAACCAGGGGATTACCAGTCGTAATCGGGCTATCCGGAGCGATCGCCGGATCAAGGTATACCTGAACCGGAAACTCTGACCAAACGAGATAGCCCATATTGGTCGGCTGAATTTCGGCGAAGTAATCGCCCTGGTCGTTCGAGAGCCAATCGGCTAACGTTGGGGGGAGTGGATGCACCTGGGGACTGGGCAGCAACGCTTCAGCAGCTTGCGGCGATGGGGGTGCTGGGGACTCATTCGCCTGCACGGAATGTTGTGTATCCAGGCTGAGGTACAGCGCCATCACACAACTAATCGCAGTCAAGAGCAAGTTTTGCCGCAAACACCACCGTCGCGCAGCATGGAGTCTTCGCCAAAGCTTCATGGGCGATCGCCTCGTGAATCACATCATCTACGACTACGTCGAGTGCTTACCCAGAAACGTTCCCATTTTTGACAAAGGGATTATGCAACAGGCGGCTCTAGCCAACCCGCACTCAGCACCACCGTCAACCCCATAAAGATCACGGTTAGCGCCCAAGTCAAGCGATTGAGAGTCGTTTCGGCACTCTTGGTGCTGGTAAAGAGCTGAGCTTGCCCCCCAAGGCCACCCAAACCGTCGCCCTTGGGACTATGCAGCAATACCAAGATCGTCAAGCCAATGGCCGACAAAACCCATACTACTTGCAGAATGTTGATAATAATCATGAGTCGCGCTTGCTAGTGTTTTGAAAATAACCCAAAGGCAAATAAATTCAGGCACCGTGGGAATTAGGGTTTGAGTCTGCGCCCAGCGTCGTATCCTCAAAGCAACGTGACGCTGGGGCGATCGCACCCCGAAACCATGCCCCTGATCGATTGTATCCTATGCCACCGACCTACAAAGAGACCTTGACCGGAGTTCGATTCGCACGAACATCTACCTCGGCTGGCACAATCATCGATGTGCCTGTCATCTCAGAGGGCTTGGGTAGGTTCAAAATTTCCAGGATTGTGGGTGCGATATCAGCCAAGCGACCATCGGCGCGAAGCTGCACTTCAGCACCATGCCCCGGAATCTTGCGTCCTTCGCCCTCGATCAAAATAAACGGTACGGGATTTGTGGTGTGCGCCGTCCAGGGATTGTGATTTTCATCCCACATATACTCTGCATTACCATGATCCGCGATGATGATGGCAGTGCCACCCGCTTGCCCAATGCTTTCCAACAACCGTCCTAAGCAATGATCCACCGTTTCGATTGCTACCACCGCTGCATCCATGTTGCCGGTATGCCCCACCATGTCTGGATTCGCATAGTTGATCACAATCAGGGAATAAATTTGCTTCTGGATTGCGGCAATCACGCCATCCGTTACCTTTTCGGCAGACATTTCCGGCGCACGGTCATAGGTGGCCACCA
Protein-coding regions in this window:
- the secG gene encoding preprotein translocase subunit SecG, with protein sequence MIIINILQVVWVLSAIGLTILVLLHSPKGDGLGGLGGQAQLFTSTKSAETTLNRLTWALTVIFMGLTVVLSAGWLEPPVA